The Candidatus Kryptonium sp. genome contains a region encoding:
- a CDS encoding hemolysin family protein yields MMIYDALASLLAVLVLLIFSGLVSASEVSLFSLPSETIRKFAKSKSKIHKLAAKLLENPQRLLVTILISNNFINIGIALLSTLFTLRLSYALNINPEYALSVSIILTTTLVLLFGEIFPKLFSAQNPEKVALIVSPVINFFSILFYPLVEIFLIITNAFKRKIPVSKSNLLIEEIKPLIELGGKYGIIRKEEEEIIKNLLQFPTKTVKDVMTSRVDMVSIEINTDLNQIIKTIKESGFSRLPVYQEQIDNIVGILYAKDIIQFIRNKTARKKFDIKKFLREPIFVPETMKLETLLQEFKQKKMHIAIVVDEFGGTAGLVTLQDIITEIFGEIEREKTEEKHFEKISENEFLLDAGLTIEEVNELLGINLETTKSDYDTIGGFILDITGKIPKEKDVINYENLRFTIEKVESRRIKKVRIQKLKEQEK; encoded by the coding sequence ATGATGATTTACGATGCGCTTGCTTCTCTGCTTGCCGTTCTGGTGTTATTGATCTTTTCAGGGCTCGTATCCGCATCAGAAGTTTCGCTTTTTTCTCTTCCTTCGGAAACGATAAGAAAATTTGCCAAAAGCAAATCAAAAATTCATAAACTCGCCGCAAAACTCCTTGAAAATCCACAACGACTTCTTGTGACAATTCTGATCTCAAATAACTTTATAAACATCGGAATTGCCCTTCTCTCAACGCTCTTCACATTACGATTAAGTTATGCACTTAACATAAATCCTGAATACGCCCTCTCAGTTAGCATAATACTTACAACCACCCTCGTTCTTTTATTTGGGGAAATTTTTCCAAAATTATTTTCAGCGCAAAACCCGGAAAAAGTGGCGCTTATCGTCTCACCAGTTATAAATTTCTTCTCAATACTTTTCTATCCACTCGTTGAGATCTTCTTAATCATCACAAACGCATTCAAGCGAAAAATTCCAGTTTCAAAATCAAACCTACTGATTGAAGAAATAAAACCTCTAATTGAACTCGGAGGAAAATACGGAATCATAAGAAAAGAGGAAGAGGAAATAATAAAAAACCTGCTTCAATTCCCGACAAAAACAGTCAAAGATGTGATGACATCAAGAGTTGATATGGTCTCAATAGAAATTAACACTGACCTGAACCAGATAATCAAAACTATAAAGGAATCCGGCTTCTCACGCCTCCCAGTGTATCAAGAACAAATTGACAACATAGTTGGAATACTTTACGCAAAAGATATAATTCAATTCATAAGAAACAAAACCGCACGAAAAAAATTTGATATAAAAAAGTTTCTAAGGGAACCGATCTTCGTCCCAGAGACAATGAAGCTGGAAACACTACTTCAAGAATTCAAACAGAAAAAAATGCACATAGCCATAGTCGTTGATGAATTCGGCGGAACCGCAGGACTTGTGACATTGCAGGACATTATAACTGAAATTTTCGGAGAGATAGAAAGAGAAAAAACCGAAGAAAAACACTTTGAAAAGATAAGCGAAAATGAATTTCTACTTGATGCTGGACTTACAATTGAAGAAGTAAACGAACTTCTTGGAATAAATTTGGAAACAACGAAAAGCGACTACGACACCATCGGTGGATTCATACTTGATATAACTGGGAAGATTCCAAAGGAAAAAGATGTTATAAATTATGAAAACCTCCGTTTCACAATTGAAAAAGTTGAAAGCAGAAGAATCAAAAAAGTCAGAATACAAAAACTAAAGGAGCAGGAAAAATGA
- a CDS encoding DUF4159 domain-containing protein gives MKDRVAQIVVIFLLAFLLTLCEVNRYSKAQEAYQPKSAFKIGRLKYRGGGDWYNDPSAEINLLKFIKENTNIDVIPVYEFVDISSDNIFSYPFLFMTGHGNITFNEDEAKRLRTYLENGGFLYADDDYGMDKSFRREIKKVFPDKELVELPFSYGLFNCYFNFPNGTPKTHEHDNKPPQAFGIFHNGRLVVLYTYESNPSDGWADPEVHHDPEEKRQEALKFGTNIVVWALTN, from the coding sequence ATGAAAGATAGAGTCGCACAAATTGTCGTAATTTTTTTACTCGCTTTTCTTTTAACGCTTTGTGAAGTAAATCGGTATTCAAAAGCGCAAGAAGCATATCAGCCGAAAAGCGCATTTAAAATTGGACGCCTAAAATATCGGGGCGGTGGAGATTGGTATAACGATCCGTCCGCTGAAATAAATCTTTTGAAATTTATAAAAGAAAACACCAACATTGATGTTATCCCAGTTTACGAGTTCGTTGACATTTCAAGCGATAACATTTTCTCTTATCCTTTCTTGTTTATGACAGGGCATGGAAATATAACCTTCAACGAAGACGAAGCAAAAAGGTTAAGAACATATCTTGAAAATGGTGGATTTCTTTACGCTGATGACGATTACGGAATGGATAAATCATTCAGAAGAGAAATAAAGAAAGTTTTCCCCGATAAAGAACTCGTTGAATTACCATTTTCTTATGGGCTTTTTAATTGCTATTTCAATTTCCCAAATGGAACGCCGAAAACTCACGAACACGACAATAAACCGCCACAAGCCTTTGGTATCTTTCATAACGGACGACTCGTCGTGCTTTACACCTATGAATCAAATCCGAGCGACGGTTGGGCTGACCCAGAGGTTCATCACGACCCAGAGGAAAAAAGACAAGAAGCACTAAAATTTGGGACAAATATAGTTGTTTGGGCTTTGACAAATTAA
- the glgP gene encoding alpha-glucan family phosphorylase, with protein MSINEIVNELYELACNLWWTYNPKAQKIFETLSPLTWKTSNHNAIQTLKSISKDELKARLANPNFLTEVENILNEFKEYLNTRKKLSQEKFPEFINKPVAYFTAEFGLHECLPIYSGGLGILSGDHAKSASDIGLPFVGISLFYRHGYFDQKISENGWQIEEYNPVQPNLLPIKLVLNKNNEPLKIKLNIAHTEISVQAWEINVGISKIYLLDTNLPENDFHFRDITSRVYGGDSTTRIFQEIILGIGGVRFLKALGIEPSVYHLNEGHSAFLTLELLREEINKGKSKEEAERAVKEKCIFTTHTPVPAGHDRFTPDLIEYALSEFIKSLGFSMKEFLAYGRIHPDNDQEPFCMTVLALKLSRNANAVSELNGIVSRKMWQPLFKSKSEKDVPIDHITNGIHTLTWLNRITFEFWRRKLGEKWYEEIENPNLWQSVLDEKFITDEEIWAIRYELRRNLIEFVREKISAQLSRMGLDSRININTILSPDALTIGFSRRFATYKRAPLIFYDMERAKRIFNNKDKPIQIIFSGKAHPRDDAGKEFLQKIVQISKLPEFYGKVIFLENYDMNIARYLVSGCDLWLNNPRRPLEASGTSGQKIILNFGLNFSVLDGWWREAYNGKNGWAIGKDESLEDPNIQDKLDAESLYQTLENEIIPTFYNRDANGIPKEWIKRIRHSIATITYFFNTNRMVREYAEKYYKLPAFAY; from the coding sequence ATGAGCATAAATGAAATCGTCAACGAACTATATGAACTCGCTTGCAACTTATGGTGGACCTACAACCCAAAAGCTCAAAAAATTTTTGAAACGCTCTCACCCCTAACTTGGAAAACCTCAAACCACAATGCTATACAAACCTTAAAGTCAATCTCAAAAGATGAACTCAAAGCAAGATTAGCAAATCCAAACTTCCTAACAGAAGTAGAGAATATACTAAACGAATTCAAAGAATATCTCAACACAAGAAAAAAACTTTCACAAGAAAAATTTCCAGAATTTATAAACAAACCTGTTGCCTACTTTACAGCTGAGTTCGGACTTCACGAATGTTTACCAATTTACTCAGGAGGACTCGGAATTCTATCAGGCGACCACGCAAAGTCAGCAAGCGATATCGGATTGCCTTTCGTCGGCATAAGCTTGTTCTACCGACATGGATATTTTGATCAAAAAATTTCTGAAAACGGATGGCAAATTGAAGAATATAATCCAGTACAACCAAACCTACTACCTATAAAACTTGTCCTAAACAAAAACAACGAACCATTAAAAATCAAACTCAACATCGCACACACGGAAATTTCCGTCCAAGCTTGGGAAATAAATGTAGGAATTTCAAAAATTTACCTACTTGACACAAATCTCCCAGAAAATGACTTTCACTTCAGAGATATAACAAGCAGAGTTTACGGCGGAGATTCAACAACACGAATCTTTCAAGAAATCATTCTCGGCATCGGAGGAGTTAGATTTTTAAAAGCACTTGGCATTGAACCATCCGTATATCATCTAAACGAAGGACATAGCGCATTTCTAACACTTGAACTTCTACGAGAAGAAATCAACAAAGGTAAATCCAAAGAAGAAGCTGAAAGAGCAGTAAAAGAAAAATGTATCTTCACAACTCACACACCTGTCCCAGCTGGACACGATAGATTCACACCAGATCTAATAGAATATGCATTGAGCGAATTTATAAAATCACTCGGATTTTCTATGAAAGAATTTCTCGCATATGGAAGAATCCATCCAGACAACGATCAAGAACCATTCTGTATGACCGTTCTCGCATTGAAATTATCAAGAAACGCAAACGCTGTCAGCGAACTTAACGGAATTGTGAGCAGAAAAATGTGGCAACCGCTTTTTAAAAGCAAATCCGAAAAAGATGTACCAATTGATCATATAACTAACGGAATACACACATTAACATGGCTTAACAGAATTACCTTTGAATTCTGGCGCCGAAAACTCGGAGAAAAATGGTACGAAGAAATTGAAAACCCTAACCTATGGCAAAGCGTCCTTGATGAGAAATTTATCACTGATGAAGAAATATGGGCTATCAGATACGAATTAAGAAGAAACTTAATTGAATTTGTTAGAGAAAAAATCTCCGCTCAACTTTCAAGAATGGGACTTGACTCGAGAATTAACATAAACACGATCCTGTCACCCGATGCACTAACGATCGGTTTTTCAAGAAGATTCGCAACATACAAAAGAGCACCTTTAATTTTTTATGACATGGAAAGAGCGAAAAGAATTTTCAACAACAAAGACAAACCAATTCAAATAATTTTCTCAGGAAAAGCTCATCCAAGAGATGACGCCGGAAAAGAATTCTTGCAAAAAATTGTCCAGATCTCAAAATTACCCGAATTTTACGGCAAAGTTATATTCCTTGAAAATTACGACATGAACATAGCAAGATATCTCGTCTCCGGTTGTGATCTTTGGCTGAATAATCCAAGAAGACCTCTTGAGGCAAGCGGAACAAGCGGGCAAAAAATAATTCTTAATTTCGGGCTCAATTTTAGCGTACTTGATGGATGGTGGCGCGAAGCATATAACGGAAAAAACGGATGGGCTATAGGAAAAGATGAATCGCTTGAAGACCCCAATATCCAAGATAAACTTGACGCAGAATCACTATATCAAACGCTTGAAAATGAAATTATACCAACCTTTTACAATCGTGATGCAAATGGAATTCCCAAAGAATGGATCAAGCGAATAAGGCATTCAATCGCAACCATAACTTACTTTTTTAATACGAACAGAATGGTCCGGGAATACGCAGAAAAATACTATAAATTACCCGCTTTTGCTTATTAG
- the uvrC gene encoding excinuclease ABC subunit UvrC produces the protein MRTNELEIKIQNLPQLPGVYQFKDANGKVIYVGKAKNLKNRVKSYFVKSQPFNPKLSALVSKIHDVDVIVTPSEVEALILEANLIKKLKPRYNVSLKDDKSFPYIVVTNEPFPRVFSTRKIKMDGSRYFGPYTDAYSLKQTLKLIRDIFMVRSCKYHIDDDAIQKKKIKVCLDYHIKKCGGPCEGLVSKEEYNKMIDQVVQLLNGKIDDLVESLKKQMEKLAEELKFEEAAILRDKIKALEIYTAKQSVVSVEPIDRDIFAVAYEDEDACGVLFKVRDGKLIGSQQFFMTGVAYKEEKEILETLLTQYYLNSEYIPSEILIPQQIEDPHSIEKWLSERKKSNVKLKTPENEDESRLISMCKVNAKYHLDEYRIQKMKSKEEFAPNVLRSLQKELHLDRLPKRIECFDISNIQGSDIVASVVVFENGKPKKSEYRKFKIRSVSGKPDDFASMEEVIERRYSRLLNEGGKMPDLIVIDGGKGQLSSAIKSLEKLGIKNQPIIALAKKFEEIYFPNIDLPQSLPKSSPALHLLQRIRNEAHRFAITFHREVRAKRTFSTQLLEVKGIGEKRAKLLLSKFGSIEGIKQAPVEELEKILGKTVAQNLKEFLSKQ, from the coding sequence ATGAGAACAAACGAACTTGAAATAAAAATCCAAAATCTCCCACAACTTCCAGGCGTTTATCAATTTAAAGATGCTAACGGAAAAGTAATCTATGTAGGCAAGGCGAAAAACTTAAAAAACAGAGTGAAAAGTTATTTCGTTAAGTCACAGCCATTTAATCCTAAACTTTCAGCGCTCGTTTCAAAGATCCACGATGTTGATGTTATAGTCACACCTTCTGAAGTGGAAGCCTTAATTCTTGAAGCAAACTTGATAAAGAAGCTCAAACCACGATACAATGTAAGTTTGAAAGATGATAAAAGTTTCCCATACATCGTCGTAACTAACGAACCATTCCCGCGCGTCTTTTCAACAAGAAAAATAAAAATGGACGGCTCGCGCTATTTCGGTCCATATACTGACGCTTATTCACTAAAACAAACATTGAAGCTCATAAGAGACATTTTCATGGTGCGAAGTTGTAAATACCATATTGACGATGATGCGATTCAAAAGAAAAAAATTAAAGTTTGCCTTGACTATCACATAAAAAAATGCGGCGGTCCATGCGAAGGTCTTGTCTCAAAAGAAGAATACAATAAAATGATAGATCAAGTCGTTCAACTTCTTAACGGAAAAATTGACGACCTTGTTGAATCTTTGAAAAAACAGATGGAAAAACTTGCAGAGGAGTTAAAATTTGAGGAAGCAGCAATTTTAAGAGATAAAATTAAAGCACTTGAAATTTACACAGCAAAACAAAGCGTTGTGAGCGTTGAACCAATTGACAGAGATATCTTTGCAGTCGCTTATGAAGATGAAGACGCCTGCGGAGTGTTGTTTAAAGTTAGAGATGGGAAACTTATCGGTAGCCAGCAATTTTTCATGACGGGAGTTGCTTACAAAGAAGAGAAAGAAATACTTGAAACACTGCTAACTCAGTATTACCTAAACTCTGAATATATCCCATCGGAAATTTTGATCCCACAGCAGATTGAAGATCCTCACTCAATAGAGAAATGGCTCTCCGAGAGAAAGAAATCAAATGTAAAGTTAAAAACACCAGAAAACGAGGATGAATCGCGACTTATTTCAATGTGCAAGGTCAACGCAAAGTATCACCTTGACGAATACAGAATTCAAAAGATGAAATCTAAAGAAGAATTCGCTCCCAATGTTTTGAGGTCTTTGCAAAAAGAATTGCACCTTGATAGATTGCCTAAACGAATTGAATGTTTTGATATCTCAAACATTCAAGGTTCAGACATCGTTGCGTCCGTGGTCGTCTTTGAAAATGGGAAACCCAAGAAAAGTGAATATAGAAAGTTTAAAATAAGAAGCGTATCAGGCAAGCCAGATGATTTCGCAAGCATGGAAGAAGTAATTGAAAGAAGATATTCACGGCTTCTGAACGAAGGTGGAAAAATGCCCGATTTAATTGTAATTGATGGTGGCAAAGGTCAACTATCATCAGCAATTAAATCACTTGAAAAACTTGGGATTAAAAATCAACCGATAATAGCGCTTGCAAAAAAATTTGAAGAAATTTACTTTCCGAACATTGACCTTCCGCAGTCATTACCCAAGTCATCCCCTGCTTTACATCTGCTTCAAAGAATAAGAAATGAAGCTCATCGCTTCGCAATTACATTCCATCGGGAAGTCAGGGCAAAACGCACTTTCTCAACCCAGCTTCTTGAAGTTAAAGGAATTGGCGAAAAAAGAGCGAAACTTCTGCTTTCAAAATTTGGATCAATTGAAGGAATTAAACAAGCACCAGTTGAAGAACTTGAAAAAATTCTTGGCAAGACGGTCGCACAAAATTTGAAGGAATTTCTCTCAAAACAATAA
- a CDS encoding 2-oxoacid:acceptor oxidoreductase family protein yields the protein MLEIRWHGRGGQGAKTAAMLFAETAIEEGKYAQGFPEYGPERMGAPVKGFTRIDDKPIRIHSGIENPQVVVVLDQTLLEAIDVTEGMPDDGILIINTEKSPEQIRKMFGIKKGKIYTVNATKIALDTIGRPIPNTVMLGALIKVTGVLDLDTLLKNLIKKFRKKFNDKLVEGNIQAIKKAFEEVKGE from the coding sequence ATGCTTGAAATAAGATGGCACGGTCGCGGAGGACAAGGAGCGAAAACAGCAGCAATGTTATTTGCAGAAACCGCAATAGAAGAAGGGAAATATGCCCAAGGTTTCCCCGAATATGGACCGGAAAGGATGGGCGCCCCAGTGAAAGGTTTTACAAGAATTGATGACAAACCGATAAGGATTCACAGTGGAATTGAAAATCCACAAGTCGTTGTTGTGCTCGATCAAACTTTGCTTGAGGCAATTGATGTGACTGAAGGAATGCCTGACGATGGAATTTTAATAATAAACACAGAAAAAAGCCCTGAACAAATTCGCAAGATGTTCGGAATAAAAAAGGGAAAGATTTACACCGTAAACGCAACAAAGATCGCCCTTGACACGATAGGAAGACCTATTCCAAATACCGTAATGCTTGGTGCCTTAATAAAAGTCACAGGTGTGCTTGACCTTGACACATTGTTGAAAAACCTAATTAAAAAGTTCAGAAAAAAATTTAACGACAAGCTCGTAGAAGGAAATATTCAAGCAATAAAAAAAGCATTTGAGGAGGTAAAAGGAGAATGA
- the porD gene encoding pyruvate synthase subunit PorD produces the protein MSELKKWFELPVGAVIDEPGNAIRYKTGSWRTFKPILDKSKCNDCLICWIYCPDNSIIVQDGKLVGFDYDHCKGCGICAEVCPDKSKAITMVLEHD, from the coding sequence ATGAGCGAACTAAAAAAATGGTTTGAACTGCCCGTCGGAGCAGTGATTGATGAGCCGGGAAACGCAATAAGATACAAAACTGGATCTTGGAGAACATTTAAACCAATACTTGATAAATCAAAATGCAATGATTGTTTAATCTGTTGGATTTATTGCCCTGATAATTCAATTATAGTTCAAGACGGAAAACTCGTTGGATTTGACTATGATCATTGTAAAGGTTGCGGAATATGTGCGGAAGTTTGTCCAGATAAAAGCAAAGCAATAACAATGGTTCTTGAACACGATTAA
- a CDS encoding single-stranded DNA-binding protein — protein sequence MARSLNKVMLIGHLGADPELRYTPSGVPVATFRIATNETWRDADGNLQERTEWHTIVVWRKLAELTNDLLKKGSRVYVEGRIQSRTYEDKNGIRRTVTEIVADDIILLDSKTSSDSSLQAQQRASAVQDTSENITNDEFKSSIIPPEILSDDETSQKDDDLPF from the coding sequence ATGGCACGAAGTTTAAATAAAGTTATGCTAATTGGACATCTCGGCGCCGATCCAGAATTAAGATATACCCCAAGCGGTGTCCCAGTTGCTACATTCAGAATTGCAACAAATGAAACATGGCGTGATGCCGACGGGAACTTGCAAGAGCGAACCGAATGGCATACAATAGTCGTATGGAGAAAGCTCGCGGAATTGACAAATGATTTATTAAAGAAAGGAAGCAGAGTTTATGTTGAAGGTCGCATTCAAAGCAGAACTTACGAAGATAAAAACGGAATAAGACGAACTGTAACAGAAATCGTAGCTGATGATATAATTCTGCTTGATTCAAAAACATCTTCTGACTCAAGTTTACAAGCACAACAAAGGGCATCTGCAGTACAAGATACTTCCGAAAATATAACAAACGATGAATTTAAAAGCTCTATTATTCCGCCTGAAATTTTATCCGATGATGAAACTTCACAAAAAGATGATGACTTACCATTTTAA
- the porB gene encoding pyruvate synthase subunit PorB — MANLKELAQREAKFTAGHRACAGCLPAVALRQVTLSVNYPCVVGFATGCMEVVSTIFPYTAWTVPYIHVAFENVAAVMSGVESAYKVLKRKGKVSDDIKVIAFAGDGGTYDIGFQALSGMVERGHDILYICYNNEAYMNTGIQRSSATPFGAQTSTTPVGSVEFGKKQFPKDLTQIMAAHNIPYVAQASVHNWKDLNMKIEKALNIRGPKFINILAPCTLGWRYPAEKGIEIAKLAVETCVWPLYEVENGKYKINYKPREKKPVVEWLKSQGRFSHLFKPENQHLIEEIQKEVDRRWTHLLELASA, encoded by the coding sequence ATGGCTAACTTAAAAGAACTTGCACAAAGAGAAGCGAAATTTACAGCAGGACATAGAGCATGTGCTGGCTGTTTACCAGCAGTTGCATTAAGACAAGTGACCCTTTCGGTTAATTATCCGTGTGTTGTTGGTTTTGCTACTGGTTGTATGGAGGTTGTTTCAACTATATTTCCTTACACCGCTTGGACTGTTCCATACATCCATGTTGCATTTGAAAATGTCGCTGCCGTTATGAGTGGCGTTGAATCTGCATATAAAGTTCTAAAAAGAAAAGGAAAAGTAAGTGACGATATAAAGGTCATAGCCTTCGCTGGAGATGGTGGAACTTACGATATCGGTTTCCAAGCTCTTTCTGGAATGGTTGAAAGAGGACACGATATTCTTTACATTTGCTACAACAATGAAGCATACATGAATACCGGAATCCAACGCTCAAGCGCAACTCCATTTGGTGCTCAAACTTCAACAACACCTGTGGGTTCGGTTGAGTTCGGCAAGAAACAATTTCCAAAGGATCTAACTCAGATAATGGCTGCACACAATATCCCATATGTAGCTCAAGCATCGGTTCATAACTGGAAAGATTTAAATATGAAAATTGAAAAGGCATTAAATATCAGGGGACCTAAATTTATAAACATACTTGCACCATGCACGCTTGGATGGCGATACCCGGCGGAGAAAGGAATTGAAATAGCCAAACTTGCTGTAGAAACTTGTGTTTGGCCACTTTATGAAGTTGAAAATGGGAAATACAAAATAAACTACAAGCCAAGGGAGAAAAAACCAGTTGTTGAGTGGCTGAAAAGTCAAGGTAGATTTTCACATCTTTTCAAACCTGAAAATCAACATCTCATAGAAGAAATTCAGAAAGAAGTTGACAGAAGATGGACACATCTTCTTGAATTAGCCAGCGCATGA
- the porA gene encoding pyruvate ferredoxin oxidoreductase: MKIMALTGNEAAAEAMRQINPDVVAAYPITPQTELMHKFAEFVADGLVDTEMVLVESEHSALSATVGASAAGARAMTATSAQGLALMWEILYIAAGLRLPIVMPVINRALSAPINIHGDHSDTMGARDSGWIQIFSENAQEVYDNTIIAIRIAEHPDILLPVMITMDGFIISHTMERVEVLDDDVVKNFVGEYDPKYKLLDIKNPITVGPLDLQDYYFEHKRAQAEAMENAYKLIKEIDEEYYKISGRRYRYVEPYEIDDAEIVLISLGSTAGTIKEVIDELRLKGMKVGGLKIRVYRPFPREEIKEFLSNALVVGVMDRSIAFGATCGPVCLDVKATLQGTKLSNLPIVDYIYGLGGRDVTPKDIEKIFGELERIKISGEVPNLPRYIGVRGEEDYPERKPKFKIKN; this comes from the coding sequence ATGAAAATAATGGCTTTGACAGGAAATGAAGCTGCTGCTGAAGCAATGAGACAAATTAACCCTGATGTTGTCGCTGCTTATCCAATCACACCTCAAACGGAGTTGATGCACAAATTTGCGGAGTTTGTCGCTGATGGTCTTGTTGATACAGAGATGGTCCTTGTTGAGTCAGAACATAGTGCACTAAGTGCAACGGTTGGGGCAAGCGCAGCAGGAGCAAGAGCAATGACGGCAACCAGCGCTCAAGGGCTAGCTTTGATGTGGGAAATTCTTTACATCGCAGCTGGCCTAAGGTTGCCAATAGTTATGCCTGTGATAAACAGAGCTCTTAGCGCACCTATAAACATTCACGGCGATCACTCCGACACGATGGGAGCGAGGGACTCAGGCTGGATTCAAATTTTCTCCGAAAACGCTCAGGAAGTATATGACAACACGATCATAGCAATAAGAATTGCAGAACATCCAGATATCCTTCTACCTGTCATGATAACGATGGATGGTTTCATAATAAGCCATACTATGGAAAGGGTTGAGGTTCTTGATGACGATGTGGTTAAAAACTTCGTTGGTGAATATGATCCAAAATATAAACTTCTTGACATTAAAAATCCAATAACCGTCGGCCCGCTTGATCTGCAGGATTACTACTTTGAACATAAGAGAGCACAAGCCGAGGCGATGGAAAACGCTTACAAACTTATAAAAGAAATAGATGAGGAATACTACAAAATCAGCGGAAGAAGATATAGATATGTTGAACCCTATGAAATTGATGACGCTGAAATTGTTTTGATATCGCTTGGTTCAACTGCTGGGACGATAAAGGAAGTAATTGACGAATTGAGATTAAAAGGTATGAAAGTTGGAGGATTAAAGATACGAGTTTACAGACCATTTCCAAGGGAAGAGATAAAGGAATTTCTATCAAATGCGCTTGTGGTCGGAGTTATGGATAGATCCATTGCTTTCGGAGCCACTTGCGGTCCTGTTTGCCTTGATGTAAAAGCAACTCTACAAGGTACAAAACTTTCAAATCTTCCAATTGTAGATTACATTTACGGACTTGGCGGAAGAGATGTGACCCCGAAAGATATTGAGAAGATATTTGGAGAACTTGAAAGAATTAAAATTTCAGGCGAGGTTCCAAACCTTCCACGCTATATTGGAGTTCGCGGTGAAGAGGATTATCCAGAGCGAAAACCAAAATTCAAGATCAAAAATTAA
- the mce gene encoding methylmalonyl-CoA epimerase, whose protein sequence is MIKKISHVAIAVKNLEEAISTFSKLTGIENYHIETVEEQKVRVAIFKVGESRIELTEPTSPDSPVAKFIEKRGEGIHHIAFEVDDIEKELERVKEKNFQLVDSTPRYGANNCLIAFIHPKSVNGVLVELTQEMSENKDENKRT, encoded by the coding sequence ATGATTAAAAAAATATCACATGTCGCAATCGCAGTTAAAAATCTTGAAGAGGCAATAAGCACATTCTCAAAACTTACTGGGATTGAAAATTATCACATTGAAACAGTTGAAGAACAAAAAGTCCGAGTGGCGATCTTTAAAGTCGGAGAATCAAGGATTGAACTAACAGAACCGACATCACCTGATTCACCAGTTGCAAAATTTATTGAAAAAAGAGGCGAGGGAATCCACCACATAGCTTTTGAAGTTGATGATATTGAAAAAGAGCTTGAAAGAGTCAAAGAAAAAAACTTTCAACTCGTTGATTCAACCCCAAGATACGGCGCAAACAATTGTTTGATAGCATTTATTCATCCGAAATCTGTAAACGGTGTACTGGTTGAACTAACACAGGAGATGTCGGAAAACAAAGATGAGAACAAACGAACTTGA